Proteins encoded by one window of Armatimonadota bacterium:
- a CDS encoding GNAT family N-acetyltransferase has product MQPKPLIRTQDPRPLLPRLVAVYRRAYRGLEAYAYRTDREVTEYLRWLYKRDPEGFLVASLDEEVVGFIATDARWVDYQGERIGEIHELAVDDRYQGRGIGRALCLAGLGYLRDRGHRRFGLWVGESNLRAQALYEKLGFRKVGQWGIWIRMIKDAPQSGSAT; this is encoded by the coding sequence GTGCAACCGAAACCCCTCATCCGCACCCAGGATCCGCGGCCTCTCCTTCCCCGCCTCGTGGCCGTTTACCGGAGAGCCTACCGGGGGCTTGAGGCGTACGCGTACCGTACGGACCGGGAGGTGACGGAATACCTCCGGTGGCTGTACAAGCGGGACCCGGAGGGATTTCTGGTGGCCTCCCTGGACGAGGAAGTCGTAGGGTTCATCGCCACGGACGCTCGCTGGGTAGACTATCAGGGGGAACGTATCGGCGAGATTCACGAGTTGGCGGTGGACGACCGCTACCAAGGGCGGGGTATCGGCAGGGCCCTGTGCCTGGCGGGCCTTGGGTACCTGCGGGACCGAGGACACCGGCGGTTCGGACTTTGGGTGGGCGAATCCAACCTGCGGGCCCAGGCCCTGTACGAGAAGCTGGGGTTCCGGAAAGTGGGGCAGTGGGGAATCTGGATACGGATGATCAAGGACGCCCCACAATCCGGATCAGCGACTTAA
- the truA gene encoding tRNA pseudouridine(38-40) synthase TruA, producing MRTIRLLVAYDGTRYAGWQRQPRAPSIQEELEKAVARVTGETVRVVGAGRTDAGVHALAQVAHFRTSSALPAERFMGALNHHLPPDIAVRCAEEAPEGFHARRDARWRAYRYLVWNRPGRNPLLLNRALFWEGRLDLAAMQQAASYLVGRHDFATFCAVGSNPRTTLCTLYRLVVLPRGPLVVVEAVADRFLRHMVRMMVGTLLEVGSGRRFPESMPELLAARNNQLAGPVVEAGGLYLVRVGYTEFRTGP from the coding sequence GTGCGCACCATCAGACTCCTGGTGGCCTACGACGGAACCCGTTATGCGGGCTGGCAGCGCCAGCCCAGGGCCCCTTCCATCCAGGAGGAGCTGGAGAAGGCCGTGGCCCGGGTGACGGGCGAGACCGTACGGGTGGTAGGAGCGGGCCGCACGGATGCCGGGGTGCACGCCCTCGCACAGGTGGCCCACTTCCGAACCTCCTCCGCCCTCCCGGCGGAACGGTTCATGGGGGCCCTCAACCACCACCTGCCTCCGGATATTGCGGTGCGGTGCGCGGAGGAAGCTCCGGAGGGGTTCCACGCCCGGCGGGACGCCCGCTGGCGGGCCTACCGCTACCTGGTCTGGAACCGGCCCGGGCGGAACCCGCTGCTGTTGAACCGGGCCCTCTTCTGGGAAGGAAGGCTGGATCTAGCGGCCATGCAACAGGCGGCCTCGTATCTCGTGGGCCGGCACGACTTCGCCACCTTCTGCGCGGTGGGGAGCAACCCCCGCACCACCCTCTGCACCCTGTACCGGCTGGTCGTCCTGCCGCGGGGGCCGCTGGTGGTAGTGGAGGCGGTGGCGGACCGGTTTCTGCGGCACATGGTACGGATGATGGTGGGAACCCTGCTGGAGGTGGGATCAGGGAGACGCTTCCCGGAGTCCATGCCGGAGTTGCTGGCGGCCCGGAACAACCAGCTGGCAGGCCCCGTGGTGGAGGCGGGCGGGTTGTACCTGGTGCGGGTAGGATATACTGAATTCCGGACGGGCCCGTAG